The following DNA comes from Hypomesus transpacificus isolate Combined female chromosome 5, fHypTra1, whole genome shotgun sequence.
CTACATCAAACGTGGTCAGAGAGGTGTAATTACTCTGGGTTATGAAAACTGGCTGTCATGCTTCACCACGGTTGAGAGAGTCAAATTCAGAGTAGCCCGAGGAGCTGCGAGTCAGACACGCCTGACTGctccgagagggagagagagagacatgactaCTCTACTGTTGGATACTCAACGGCAGAGGCCTGTTCTGTGCCTGAGCTTTTCATCTCTACTCAGCCCTAAAGTGGCTCAATGTAAACAAGTAAGCCACAAAACAGTTGGATGTGGATCTAATGGATCCCCTATGGTTTTAGGATTCATCTCATTCCTGTTGGTGTGTTCTTAGTGGCCCCCGACAGACTAGAAACGAGTGACATATGACAAGGAATGTGAGTGGtcagaggaaaagaaaagaaaaagaagagagtccgtaaaagagagagatggacagagatggaaagagaaagaaacagagagagagagagagagagagagagagagagagagagagaaacagagagagaaacagagagagaaacagagagagaaacagagagagagagagaaacagagagagagagagaaacagagagagagagagaaacagagagagagagagaaacagagagagagagagaaacagagagaaagagagagagagagagagagagagagagagcgagaccaAAAGCAACACTCCTCCTTTCTAATCTTCATCCCCTGGAAGCCAGGAACAGAAAAAAGCTGGAACATAAAGAGTCTTGCAGAGGCAATGAGAACCTGTTAGAACAGGCCTGCACAGCAACAAAGGGCATCTGACAACACAACGCCCCCTCTGTGCAGTGTGGGTCCAGCCTGGGCTGGGGGTCTGAGGACTGTGCCACCTCACATTAACACTCTCCAGATGGACACCCACTGATCTACTTCAGGAGGTGAATAGCCAGACTCGCCCTGCAAAACGTCCTCCTCAATCTGAAACACGGATGGGCAAACTATCTCTATAGAGCTACAGGTGTCTGAATAGCTTGAGGAGATATCAACAGGAATGTTATCATTCATCAAAGAAGTACACTGCCACCACCCCTTCTGATCTGGCAGAACAGTTACAAAGCACCTGGTACACAACACTTCACACACAAGAGAAATAATGTCAGCCATCACTTCCACCAGAATGATCCAGGTTGTGCCCATCAGTGGATTTTCACTATACATGACTGCTTTTATACTGAAGCGCACTAGGCCATATTACAATATTTATAATCTTATTCAAATAAAGTCTCAGTGTCAACCGAAAAAAAGGAAACATTCATCATGAGCcaccctaacacacactaaaacgCATATCAAATCTGTAAGCCAATATAGCACAAATAAAGGGTACACTCTTTTACAGTGTACAATAATATTTTTCATAATACTGGAGTTTCCCCATGTAAAGACTGTGTAATTCCTTGTAAATTATTGCAGACTGTGGCATGTGGTTGGCCTCCTGCACCTGGTGAGTGAGGACAGACAAGATCCTACAGTCCCTCATATCTGTCATCTCCCATTCTTCAGAGACAGTAAATAAATTGACTTAACCTTAACCTTTATGTCCCAGCATTAATCCACTTGTGAATCAGAAATATAAAGACATGCACTGAAAGCTTGATTAAAATGGAGAGCTGACAGGATTGTATACGTTACACATTTACACCATGTGTGCATGAGTTTACAAGTTCTTTACAAAAATTGATAAAGAACTGTACCAAGGACCTACAAAACATACTGCATGCCTTGTTTCGTTAAGAACAGTGATTTGGCATAACGTGGTAATAAGAACGATCATAGGAATTGTGGTGACTATAGAGCCTTAAATAAGGCAGTGGGTGTGTTGTAGGCAGGGGCAGTCTTCTACTTCATGTTTCTTGAATCATGTTTAATTGATAGGAAGGAAAGTTAGGGTGAATGTAAACAAACTATTCTCAATAAACAGGTAGCCTATCACTTAATGGTTGCAGCGTTTCATAAACTGCTATCACCAGCAAGGTAAAGAGTGCAATATTTCTTTGAGTACATAGTTGGAGTTGCATGCCAATGAAATGGTTGGTCAGAGACAGTTTAGGTTACCCTGGGTTAAGAGATGATTTGTGATCATGGGTTACGGGACAGTGATCATGAAACTTTAATGGCACCTTACCTGCATCAGTTTCCCCTCCGCATAACCGGCACTTCCTCCAACAAACAGCCCCTCCAGGGTAATGGGCGTCCCAGTGAGCTCATGCTTGAGCAGTGTCACCTTGATGACAGCTCTAGGGGCCGACCGTTCAGACTCCACAGCCGCAGCCAGCTCCAGGCCAGTCTGGCCAAACACCACCTGCAGGGCCGCCATAAGCAGCCACGGCCAGACACCGGCCAGTCGCCGCTGGGGAAGGGTCATTTCCTTGGCGGTAGCGGCGGGCCCCGGCCGTACATTGTGGACTTCAAAGCTTGGCAATTAGGAACCCAATAATTCAGTAATTGATCTGATAACAAAAATCAAGGCTCACTGAATGCCATAATGTCTCATGGATGAATCCTCTGTAAATTCCTGGTGATTTCTTATCCTGCTTTGAAAGTCTTTTCCATGTAGGCTGTTTTAAACATGACGGCTGTCATATTTGCCAACAGCCTTGGCTACATTGAACGTATAGCCTACAAAATATGCGAAATGTACCAAAATAACGCTGTCAATATAGTTAAAATAAACACATACCATAAATTACATTACGTTAACCGGTGTCACTATTATAAGTTGCTAAACAGTGCATGCAACGAGACGTGAACACATTGACTGAAATTGCGTAGCTTGACGTGGACATTGATTTTGCACTCACTCAAGGGCTTTGGGGTTTGCCTACTTGAAATACAACAGTAGGCTAGGCCGGTCCATTTGCAACGTGCAGGTTGTAGTAAACTGTTTAGTCCAGTCGGTTCCAACACGGCTGCTTCGCTACATCTTCAACTGATGACGTTTAGGATAATCCGCCCAAAACTTTTGCAACAACTTCAATGGTGAAAACGGCTCTTTGAAAAACATGAATCACTGCAACATTACAGTCAATAGGCTACTAAATATTCCATGTCGCATTTCAAGAGCAAAAGGCGAAATCTCACGAATGACTCCAGATGCAACAAGTTGTCAAAGCACCGTCGCAATTTTCCTGCTTCGTGCGCTCAGTACCGTGAAGAGGCAACACTATATTATCATCACAACGTATCCATAGAATTCAAAGTGCTGTTGAACTAGATTGGGTTGTATCCTAAATGTTGATATGACTTGATCCCAGTTGGAAAACAATTGACAAGCGTTTCTTCAAAGGGTGCGTTGCAGCACATTTTCGCCCAGCAAATGTCACCAAAAGTTCATAATGTAGCTTTACAGAATATTTAAACATTTAACCAACTAATTTGAACAGTTGCATTAAGCCTACCTGACAGTTCAAAATCACGTGTATTTTTTGTAACCGACAAATCCACATGTCTATCGCTCAGTAAAGTCGCTTGCTATCTAAACGTGTTCGCTTCTTGCCTCCctctaaaaaaatatatatctccGGTGTCCCACGTCTAGGATACAACAATTCTTAATAGAAATTCTCCACCGGCTAACGATAGTGAAAAACGCCACTATTGTCATAAAGTTACCGAAAAGTCCTTTGAAGTTGAACAAACACAGAATCACTGGTAGCCGGGTCGTTAACAAAAGTGTTGTTGATCTTCATACTAAAGTTAAAAGTGGTTAAGATAGACCATAGACTCCTACAGCAAAGTCACGAAATCTGGATCTCCGAATCTGCCTCCCCTGGGATCTCATTGACTGTCTACCTGCTGACTGCCTGTCACTGAGGGTGGAGCAGCAGAGCGACACTCGTACCAAAGGCCAATGTGGAGCTCCCTCCAGTGGACACTGCACGAGAACAAAATCTTCATGAGGCAAACGTGACCCACTTTTgcgaaaaacaaaaacaaacaaaccttaCTTGTTTGATTTTTTTATCACAATAGTTTAAAAAACATAAAGGTTTTTAAAATGATGAAAATGTACTCAAGGTTAAAATGTTTGCCACATACATTTGGTTTTGATTTTACACTGACAATTGCGATAAAAACTAATTAGTAATCATTGCTTTCCAATTAATTACATGTTTCTTGTATATAATGTATACATTGATGAAAACTATACATCCAGAATGGCCTGTTACAATGCCATATGTATGCATCTATAAagttataaataaataataagttaGAACAAAGAGCTGAACTTGCATACTATAACAGTTTCATGCCAAACCAAATCCGTCTAAATAAAATGTTGCAACAACAAACTGGCCATGTCTGAGAAACTCTCCTTAGTCTGAGCAGAACTGAGAACGTCAGCGACACTGAGACAGGTCAAATTCCTGCTTACACGCCACTTCAACCAACATGTTGAGAtctaaaatacaaaacaattaACCATCAATGAACAGTCAAATTAGGACTGGAGAAATACCAAAGCAAACTTTACTGTAGGAAAATCACTGAAGTTGTGACCTGGGTATTCGTCATGTTGGATAATAAGAAGCTGCACACAGTATGGCCGACGGTTGTTGATTGCTTTACCTGGAGATTTAGTTAGCTTCCTGGTGCTAATGCTGTCCTGCGTGACGCTGGCATCGTGCAAACTGTTGGTGACCTCTATGTCTAGGAGCTCTGTTTCCTCCACCTCAGAGCTGCTGCACTCTTCCTCCTGAAGGCACCaagaacaaaatgtttgtttgtttcgaTTGGATACATTTCTTCTAAGACTGCTatgctgctgctgtgttttGGAGAGTACAGTCTTGTTAATACAGTATGCTTACCTTGTGATAGGCCTCCACATGGGTTGTCTTGGATTCTAGAGTGAAAGGCTGTGTCTCCACTTCCTCTGGCTCACCTGCAGGGCCACTCACTGTTCCCTGTGGGACATTCCCTGAGACTGCAATAATGATGGGCCCGTGTGGAGTCATTGAGTTGGCCTCCATGGCTACTGGCATGGAGCTGGAACTGAGTGAGGTGTCAAAGTGTGAGGAGACACAGCTGTGGATGGAGCTCACCGGCTGGTCTCCAGGCGAAGAGGGAGGCTGCTTCTCTGGGGTCTCCACTTTGACCATGTGTATTTTGGGGGATGCTTGCAGTTCATCAACTATCTGGAACACTCTGTCCAGGTTGACATCATTCTTCTTGGTGTCCTGGTTTTCTCCACTTTGCCAGTCCTGGTTTTGGTTTCCCGGATACAAAAAGCCCATAGGACAATTTGGCTAATAAAAAAGATCCAGGTCATCAGTAATAATATCAAAGCATAGTAGGCCACAAATTCAATCTTCCAGGTTTGAGGTTTACACCCATAAATGAATTTAGAATTCGACTCCATTTTGCACCAGTAAAAAATACCCCATCTTTTAACCATTAAGTTACGATACAAACTCAATAGCAGTAGAACAATGTCCTCTGTTTCCTAGTGCAATCTACCTGGTAATAGCTGTAATGAGAGTATGGAGCAGGTGTCTGGTGAGCACTTGTTAGATCATGGTCCATTGGGCTTGGGGGGCAACACTGGCAAACTGCTGAAGGACAAACAAATTCACCATTTAGATTTAAACAGAAAGCTAGCAATGCAGATAAAGTATGTTAAAATAACCACCAAATATTTCTATGATGGATTACCAGGAGAGTAGAATCCAGGTCGATACTGTGGATGATGGGGGATGAAACTATTGAACTTCTGTCCAGGGTTAACAAGGCTTTGTGCACCTTGCTGAATGTGCACAGTGGTTGGGTTTGACTGCACGCCACAGGATGTGTCGGTAGGAAAACGGTGGATGACAGATATTGGGATTCCCTTGTCAGTGTAGAAAGTGGTAGGAGTTGGAGCATCTCCATGGCCCATGATCCAGCCACGAGGGGGGACTGGGGTTCTGTTGTACTCCTTCATGGGCTGAGATCTGCTTGGATGATATGGGTGAGGAGGTGCACGCTGGGCCTGTCCCACAAATGCAGAGCCTGAGGAAACATTGAGATGAGGCAGAATTATTTGCTTAAACATTCTTAAATAGGATAAAACAGGAACATCACAGACCTAATTGCCAATGAAGATGTACCTCTCTTTACAACTTTGAGTCTGTCTTCAACATCACCATTTGCCACGAGTCGTCGAAAGCGATTTGGTGGCCGACAGTTCACCTCAAGGCCAGCTTCCATTTTTGCTTTGTTACTACTTGTAAGTCTCTTCAGATTTACAAGTAGTTCAGGATGGCATTGCTTGAAGTTTTGGTTGTGGAAGTGATGTTGGATTCCCTCTGTTGAAGAATTGCCATCACTCTGCTTCTCTCCTGATCCAATCACCTTTCTAAACCCATAAAGATTTAGTTGGCGGATGAAGCTTGTGAAGTTGGTCGTTTTGAAAAGATCCAGGGTTTCAAACGTGTTCTTCTGGGGGGACAGCAGCTCAGCTTCAAACTGCTGTTGGTTAATTATCACACCTTCACCGCTGGGATCCCAACGAATGGAAGGGTTCTGGGGGTTGTTCACTAGACGCCACAGTTTTGCAGGGAAGTTGTTGGGGTTTATCGGTATAGTAAGGAGTGCCTCTTCCAGGTCCATATTTTCACCTAGGAGGAGGGACGGATTCGTTACTGTAACCAAGGGTATTCTTGTCTATCATTATTGGATAGCTAGTTTTAATGTTAAAAAGAAATCAGATGAGGACGCTCCTCGCCAACGAGTGAGGTCAG
Coding sequences within:
- the LOC124468189 gene encoding heat shock factor protein 5-like, whose product is MGFLYPGNQNQDWQSGENQDTKKNDVNLDRVFQIVDELQASPKIHMVKVETPEKQPPSSPGDQPVSSIHSCVSSHFDTSLSSSSMPVAMEANSMTPHGPIIIAVSGNVPQGTVSGPAGEPEEVETQPFTLESKTTHVEAYHKEEECSSSEVEETELLDIEVTNSLHDASVTQDSISTRKLTKSPDLNMLVEVACKQEFDLSQCR